CGCAGTTCCCAGGCCTTCCCTTAAATTCTGGCTGAAATGCGAGGAGATCATGGCTCCTGAAATGGAAGCTGCGATTTCAGGCAAAAAGACCGTACAGGAAGCTCTGGCTTCGGCAGTCTCCAGAATCAATCAGGAAGTACTGCCTCTGGAATAGAAAGATTACAGGAGAATTCATGGAAAACCGCGTTCTGACCATCATGTTCACAGACATCAAGGGATTCACTGCCCGCACTTCCAGTTCATCCAGGGAAGAGCTGCATAATCTGTTAAACAAGCATGAGGACATCCTGCTTCCGATCGTGAAGAAATTCAACGGCCGCCTGATCAAGACCATCGGCGATGCGCTGCTGGTTGTCTTTGAGTCCCCGACCAACGCCGTGCTCTGCGGTCTGATGATGCAGGAAGCGCTCTGGGACCACAACAAGGGCAAAAATGAGGAAGACAGGATCTTTGTCAGGGTTTCGATCAATACCGGCGAAGTGGAATTGAAAGATGGCGATGTGTTCGGCGAAGCCGTAAATATCGCGTCCAGGCTGGAAGGCATCACAGAAGTCAATGAGATCTATTTCACTGAATCAGTCTATCTGGCAATGAACAAGGCCGAAGTGCCGACCTCTGAAGTCGGGCAGAGGATACTCAAGGGCCTGCCTGAACCGATCAAGGTTTATAAGGTGATCCAGGACAGGACTTCCGCAGATTTTCAGGATCTGATCACAAAGATCAAGTCAGGCGATACTGCGCGGGCTGAGAAAAGTTTTTCCTGGACTCCGGTCGTGATCGGAGCGCTCTTTTTAGCTGCCTTCGGTTGTTTTTATCTTTTACGCGACAATCCGGAGAAACGGGTGAAAGAGATCGACAAAGCTCTGCAGGACGGCAAGCTCGACCTTGCGTTGAACAGGGCCGACGAGGCATATCGGGATTTCCCGGGCAGCGAGCTGGCGATTGAATCAGTGAAAAAGGTTGTCAGGCAGGAAGTAGCTCCACTGATGGCCAAGCAGAAATTCGAGGAAGCCCAGGCCCTTTTGGACAAACGTCAGTCCGAACATCCTAAGATCAGTCTGCAGCAGATCTGGAAAGAGCGCCTGCTGGAAGAAGCCAGATGGTATTACGATCATGGTAACGGCAATGGCAGATACGATTATGAGGCACTGCTGACTAAATTTGATGACGATCTTGCTCTGCAGCAGGAATTTCTGCAGAAATTTGGAGCCGGAAGCAAGGAAGAATTCGCCTCGTCCATGATTTATGATGTTGCCCTGGCAGTCGCCGAGAAAACCGGGAAAGTGGATGATCTGGCCGGTAAAACAATGCTGCAGGCTCTGCGGTATGATCTTGAAAACACCAAAGTGAAAAATGCGATTCCTCTGCTGGTGGAGAAGTATCCGCCGGTCTTGACGTTTGCCCTGGATAATCTTGCCACAATGGAGAATCATGTCAGGTTCAACTGCAGGGAAATTCTCCGGAAAACCAATCAGTACAACAGCACACAGGAATTGATTTTCAACTTTTATAATCTGATCAGTATCGATGACAATGCTCAGGCTGATGATTTGCAGAAAGCCATAACCTGTTTCAAGGGCTATCAGCCAGGGTCTGAATTTGACAGTCTCAAACAGAACCTGGGTCTCCTGAAGATAACGGACTTGAAATCGGCTAACCTGGACCTGAATAAAAGCGGGGAGATCATGGAGATCATTACCAGCCTGTTTTACCCACAGGCACTGGGAATGTTCCAGGAATGGGCAGCTGGAGATTGCTTTTATCTGCGTCTGGATGCCTATCAGGTATTCGAAAAAAAGGGTGAACTCTCCAGAATCAATTTATGGGATTTCCACACCCGGAACATCACTCAGGCGAATCCA
Above is a window of Candidatus Wallbacteria bacterium DNA encoding:
- a CDS encoding adenylate/guanylate cyclase domain-containing protein, with the protein product MENRVLTIMFTDIKGFTARTSSSSREELHNLLNKHEDILLPIVKKFNGRLIKTIGDALLVVFESPTNAVLCGLMMQEALWDHNKGKNEEDRIFVRVSINTGEVELKDGDVFGEAVNIASRLEGITEVNEIYFTESVYLAMNKAEVPTSEVGQRILKGLPEPIKVYKVIQDRTSADFQDLITKIKSGDTARAEKSFSWTPVVIGALFLAAFGCFYLLRDNPEKRVKEIDKALQDGKLDLALNRADEAYRDFPGSELAIESVKKVVRQEVAPLMAKQKFEEAQALLDKRQSEHPKISLQQIWKERLLEEARWYYDHGNGNGRYDYEALLTKFDDDLALQQEFLQKFGAGSKEEFASSMIYDVALAVAEKTGKVDDLAGKTMLQALRYDLENTKVKNAIPLLVEKYPPVLTFALDNLATMENHVRFNCREILRKTNQYNSTQELIFNFYNLISIDDNAQADDLQKAITCFKGYQPGSEFDSLKQNLGLLKITDLKSANLDLNKSGEIMEIITSLFYPQALGMFQEWAAGDCFYLRLDAYQVFEKKGELSRINLWDFHTRNITQANPRDSFQDFQTCLDLALKFFVDQLKTDQKDKALKVLSQSIDHFNELLADFEKSKFDFMVKALPEMIEKVKAVKEQK